The Flavobacterium sp. M31R6 nucleotide sequence CAATCCTTTTAGCATTTTGGATATTGGAACCGGAACCGGAATTATAGCTTTGATGCTGGCGCAAAGAAGTTATGCCGAGCAAATTGATGCACTTGAAATTGACGAAAATGCTTATGAACAAGCTGTGGACAATTTTGAAAATTCACCTTGGGGAGATCGTTTATTCTGCTTTCACGCTGGAGTGGATGAATTTGTAGAAGAACCCGAAGATGAATATGACTTAATCGTTTCCAATCCTCCCTTTTATACCGAAGATTACAAAACTGAAAACCCACAACGTGATTTGGCTCGTTTTTCTGATGCTTTGCCTTTTGAAGATCTAATTGAAGCAGCAGCATTACTACTTTCTGAAAATGGAATATTTAGCGTTATTATTCCTTTTAAGGAAGAAGAAAACTTTATAGCTATTGCCAAAGAATACGAATTACACCCCATTAAAATCACTAGAGTTAGAGGCAATCTGACTTCGGATATCAAGCGTAGTTTATTGGCTTTCAGCCGAAATGAAAGTGACACTATTTTGACAGATGAACTGATTATCGAAACAGGCAGACATATCTATACTCCTGAATACATCGAATTGACAAAAGACTTTTATTTGAAAATGTAGTCTTTTTTAATTTTCACATCTTCCCTTGTCAATTCAAAATATTATTCTCGTTTTAGCCCCTTGACAGCATCCTTTTTTGAACACGCCAAACTGATTTTCATTCAAAAAAATAGTTACGCTACAATACTTCACTATAAACTATTTTTGTTTTTTTGTGAGAAAACGAGTTATCTTTCCGTATCAACCCTTTACTATTAAATGTTAAAATTTTACAAAAAAATTCATATATTTGATTGGATTGAAACAAATTAAGACTTTCACATTGTCA carries:
- a CDS encoding tRNA1(Val) (adenine(37)-N6)-methyltransferase — encoded protein: MSKFQFKQFSLQQDRCAMKIGTDSVLLGAWTPIENNPFSILDIGTGTGIIALMLAQRSYAEQIDALEIDENAYEQAVDNFENSPWGDRLFCFHAGVDEFVEEPEDEYDLIVSNPPFYTEDYKTENPQRDLARFSDALPFEDLIEAAALLLSENGIFSVIIPFKEEENFIAIAKEYELHPIKITRVRGNLTSDIKRSLLAFSRNESDTILTDELIIETGRHIYTPEYIELTKDFYLKM